In Gemmatimonadetes bacterium T265, one DNA window encodes the following:
- a CDS encoding restriction endonuclease subunit M, translated as MPQPAPNALYYGDNLDVMRRHVDDESVDLAYLDPPFNSAASYNVLFSTKGGGAAAAQVRAFEDTWHWDEAAAAAFRAIVDAGGHFAELFVGFRAVVSEADMLAYLVMMCPRLAELHRVLKPTGSLYLHCDPTASHYLKLLLDAVFGPHRFRSEVAWRRSGAHSDAKQGRRNYGHIHDVLLFYTKGEAYTWNTQYTPYDEAYVARDYRLVDEDGRRFRRDNLTAAKPGGDVSYEWRVKRPAGLRVRWQADLEDEHLAPLEGWEYKGVPPYAGRFWAYSLENMRQFARENRIRHTFDGMPEFKRFLDEMPGVPLQDLWTDIEALHSQSAERLGYPTQKPEALLERIIAVSSNPGDVVLDPFCGCGTAVVAAQKLGRRWVGVDLTYLAVSLMKKRLTDTYGEAARFRVVGEPTTLEDAVALAASDPYQFQWWALGLCGARPADEKKGADKGVDGRLFFHDGPAGGVPKQIVFSVKAGNVSAAHVRDLGHVVHRDKAAIGVLISMQDPTKPMRSEAAGAGFYESAHWGRFPRLQLLTVAELLGGKGVQMPAPRQTNATLRQAPRARERDEQRSFL; from the coding sequence ATGCCTCAGCCCGCCCCGAACGCGCTCTACTACGGTGACAACCTCGACGTGATGCGCCGCCACGTCGATGACGAAAGTGTCGACCTCGCCTACCTCGACCCGCCGTTCAACTCCGCCGCGTCGTACAACGTCCTGTTCTCGACCAAGGGCGGCGGCGCGGCGGCGGCGCAGGTGCGGGCGTTCGAGGATACGTGGCACTGGGACGAGGCAGCCGCCGCGGCGTTCCGCGCGATCGTTGACGCCGGGGGGCACTTCGCCGAACTCTTCGTCGGCTTCCGGGCCGTCGTCAGTGAGGCCGACATGCTCGCCTACCTCGTGATGATGTGCCCGCGGCTCGCGGAGCTTCACCGCGTGCTCAAGCCGACCGGGTCGCTGTACCTGCACTGCGACCCCACCGCGTCCCACTACCTCAAACTTCTACTCGATGCGGTGTTCGGGCCGCACCGGTTCCGCTCCGAAGTCGCGTGGCGGCGGAGCGGAGCGCACAGCGATGCGAAGCAGGGCCGGCGGAATTACGGCCACATTCACGACGTGCTCCTCTTCTACACTAAGGGAGAGGCGTACACGTGGAACACGCAGTACACGCCTTACGACGAGGCGTACGTGGCGCGCGACTACCGCCTCGTCGACGAGGATGGGCGCCGGTTCCGCCGCGACAACCTCACCGCCGCGAAGCCCGGCGGCGACGTGAGCTACGAGTGGCGGGTGAAACGCCCAGCGGGGCTGCGGGTGCGCTGGCAGGCCGACCTCGAGGACGAGCACCTCGCGCCGCTAGAGGGCTGGGAGTACAAGGGGGTGCCGCCGTACGCGGGGCGGTTCTGGGCCTACTCGCTCGAGAACATGCGGCAGTTCGCCCGCGAGAACCGCATCCGGCACACGTTCGACGGGATGCCGGAGTTCAAGCGGTTTCTCGACGAGATGCCGGGCGTACCCCTGCAGGACCTGTGGACGGACATCGAGGCGCTACACTCGCAGTCGGCCGAGCGGCTCGGCTACCCGACGCAGAAGCCCGAGGCGTTGCTCGAGCGGATCATCGCCGTGAGCAGCAACCCCGGAGACGTCGTACTTGACCCCTTCTGCGGTTGCGGCACGGCGGTCGTCGCCGCACAGAAGTTGGGGCGCAGGTGGGTTGGCGTCGACCTGACGTATCTAGCGGTCAGTTTGATGAAGAAACGCCTAACGGATACATACGGCGAGGCGGCCCGCTTCCGCGTAGTCGGAGAGCCGACCACGCTCGAGGACGCGGTCGCGCTCGCGGCGTCAGACCCCTATCAATTCCAATGGTGGGCGTTGGGGCTGTGCGGTGCGCGCCCCGCTGATGAGAAGAAGGGCGCCGATAAGGGCGTCGACGGGCGGCTCTTCTTCCACGACGGCCCGGCGGGCGGCGTTCCGAAGCAAATCGTGTTCAGCGTGAAGGCGGGCAACGTCTCGGCGGCGCATGTGCGTGACCTCGGCCACGTCGTGCACCGCGATAAGGCGGCCATCGGCGTACTGATTTCAATGCAGGATCCGACGAAACCTATGCGCAGCGAGGCGGCCGGCGCCGGGTTCTACGAGTCCGCACATTGGGGTCGCTTTCCGCGGCTGCAGCTTCTGACTGTGGCCGAACTGCTCGGTGGGAAAGGCGTTCAGATGCCCGCGCCGCGGCAGACGAACGCGACGCTGCGCCAGGCGCCCAGAGCGCGCGAGCGCGACGAGCAACGCTCGTTCTTGTAA